The Streptomyces sp. DH-12 genome has a window encoding:
- a CDS encoding lytic polysaccharide monooxygenase, producing MSARRKAAVAAVGLAPLALTGLSAAPAAAHGSMGDPVSRVSQCYAEGPESPVSEACRAAVAAGGTQALYDWNGVRIGDAGGRHRELIPDGKLCSAGNEAFKGLDLARTDWPVTGVSSGEHTFKYRVTAPHKGTFTVYITKPGYDPGKPLAWDDLDLAHPVATSTDPAASGGFYTFSGTLPERSGQQLLYAVWQRSDSPEAFYSCSDVTFGGAQAGGDAAGGDTAEGDGKTDGGEAASGDTPKGAPAPAPTASAPSEEQIEAGAEKSTVENHGHGDDDPATTADPVAADAGTGNRPKAAGGGQNLAETGGDDSTPYLMAGGAAALALGSAALFASARRRTATGRHGR from the coding sequence ATGTCCGCACGCCGTAAGGCCGCTGTCGCCGCCGTCGGTCTCGCCCCGCTCGCCCTGACCGGACTGTCCGCCGCGCCCGCCGCCGCCCACGGTTCGATGGGCGACCCGGTCAGCCGGGTCTCCCAGTGCTACGCCGAGGGCCCGGAGAGCCCGGTGTCGGAGGCGTGCAGGGCGGCCGTCGCGGCCGGCGGCACCCAGGCGCTGTACGACTGGAACGGCGTCCGCATCGGTGACGCGGGCGGGCGCCACCGGGAGCTGATTCCGGACGGCAAGCTGTGCAGCGCGGGAAACGAGGCGTTCAAGGGCCTCGACCTGGCCCGCACCGACTGGCCGGTGACCGGCGTGTCCAGCGGCGAGCACACCTTCAAGTACCGGGTGACGGCCCCGCACAAGGGCACCTTCACGGTGTACATCACCAAGCCCGGCTACGACCCGGGCAAGCCGCTGGCCTGGGACGACCTGGACCTGGCCCACCCGGTGGCGACCTCCACCGACCCGGCCGCGTCGGGCGGCTTCTACACCTTCTCCGGCACCCTCCCGGAGCGCTCCGGCCAGCAGTTGCTGTACGCCGTCTGGCAGCGGTCGGACAGCCCGGAGGCCTTCTACTCCTGCTCGGACGTCACCTTCGGCGGTGCGCAGGCGGGCGGGGACGCGGCCGGCGGCGACACGGCGGAAGGCGACGGGAAGACGGACGGCGGTGAGGCCGCCTCGGGCGACACGCCGAAGGGGGCGCCCGCCCCGGCGCCGACGGCCTCCGCCCCGTCCGAGGAGCAGATCGAGGCCGGCGCCGAGAAGTCGACGGTCGAGAACCACGGGCACGGCGACGACGACCCCGCCACCACGGCCGACCCGGTCGCGGCGGACGCCGGCACGGGCAACCGGCCGAAGGCGGCCGGCGGCGGTCAGAACCTGGCGGAGACCGGCGGTGACGACAGCACGCCGTACCTGATGGCCGGCGGCGCCGCGGCGCTGGCGCTCGGCTCGGCCGCGCTGTTCGCCTCCGCGCGGCGGCGCACGGCGACCGGACGCCACGGCCGCTGA
- a CDS encoding GntR family transcriptional regulator, with the protein MSVRIHIQDGTPPYEQVRARIAEQARSGELPVGYRLPTVRGLAETLGLAVNTVAKAYRALEADGVIETRGRNGTVIAAAGAAAEREAAAAAQAFAERVRRLGLGEEAAMAAVRDALRAVYRA; encoded by the coding sequence GTGAGTGTACGGATCCATATCCAGGACGGAACACCGCCGTACGAGCAGGTGCGGGCGCGGATCGCCGAGCAGGCGCGGTCGGGGGAACTGCCGGTGGGGTACCGGCTGCCGACGGTGCGGGGGCTGGCCGAGACGCTCGGGCTCGCGGTGAACACGGTCGCCAAGGCGTACCGGGCGCTCGAGGCGGACGGGGTGATCGAGACGCGGGGGCGGAACGGAACGGTGATCGCTGCCGCGGGGGCGGCGGCGGAGAGGGAGGCTGCGGCCGCGGCGCAGGCGTTCGCCGAGAGGGTCCGGCGACTGGGGTTGGGGGAGGAGGCGGCGATGGCCGCGGTCCGGGACGCGCTGCGGGCGGTCTACCGGGCGTAG
- a CDS encoding DUF402 domain-containing protein, with protein MSANSADGPATVEVVLVKAGRTKIRYPAELLADDGARVSVRAPWAGEGVRDFGFVRFEPGDVFTEHYWRDRWYSVKEVRTSGGVLKGHYCDITRPAELTGGRLVVEDLDLDLWVSADGTDVRRLDEDEFAESGLAARDPGAAAAAVAALDELDALARGAGLGALLG; from the coding sequence ATGTCCGCGAACTCGGCTGACGGACCCGCGACCGTCGAGGTGGTCCTGGTCAAGGCGGGCCGCACGAAGATCCGTTACCCGGCGGAGCTGCTCGCCGACGACGGCGCCCGGGTCAGCGTGCGCGCCCCGTGGGCGGGCGAGGGCGTACGCGACTTCGGCTTCGTCCGCTTCGAACCCGGAGACGTCTTCACGGAGCACTACTGGCGGGACCGCTGGTACTCCGTGAAGGAGGTGCGCACCTCCGGGGGCGTCCTCAAGGGCCACTACTGCGACATCACCCGCCCGGCCGAGCTGACCGGGGGCCGCCTGGTCGTCGAGGACCTCGACCTGGACCTGTGGGTCTCCGCCGACGGCACGGACGTACGGCGGCTGGACGAGGACGAGTTCGCGGAGAGCGGCCTGGCGGCCAGGGACCCCGGCGCGGCGGCGGCCGCGGTGGCCGCCCTCGACGAGTTGGACGCCCTGGCCCGCGGGGCCGGTCTCGGCGCCCTGCTCGGCTGA
- a CDS encoding acyl-CoA dehydrogenase family protein yields MAASAKPPAFDPADPLGLDDLLEPEDLAIRDTVRGWAADRVLPYVADWYEKGELPGIRELARELGGIGALGMSLDGYGCAGASAVQYGLACLELEAADSGIRSLVSVQGSLAMYAIHRFGSEEQKRHWLPRMASGEVIGCFGLTEPDHGSDPGSMRAYAKKDGADWVLNGRKMWITNGSVAGVAVVWAQTDEGIRGFAVPTDTPGFSAPEITHKWSLRASVTSELVMDDVRLPADAVLPEVTGLKGPLSCLSHARYGIVWGAMGAARSCFEAAVDYAKSREQFGRPIGGFQLTQAKLADMAVELHKGILLAHHLGRRMDAGRLRPEQVSFGKLNNVREAIEICRTARTVLGANGISLEYPVMRHATNLESVLTYEGTVEMHQLVLGKALTGIDAFR; encoded by the coding sequence ATGGCCGCGTCCGCGAAGCCGCCCGCGTTCGACCCCGCCGACCCGCTCGGCCTCGACGACCTGCTGGAGCCGGAGGACCTGGCGATCCGGGACACGGTGCGCGGCTGGGCGGCGGACCGCGTGCTGCCGTACGTGGCGGACTGGTACGAGAAGGGCGAGCTGCCCGGCATCCGGGAGCTGGCCCGGGAGCTCGGCGGGATCGGCGCGCTCGGCATGTCCCTCGACGGCTACGGGTGCGCGGGCGCGAGCGCCGTCCAGTACGGGCTGGCCTGCCTGGAACTGGAGGCGGCCGACTCCGGCATCCGTTCCCTGGTCTCCGTGCAGGGCTCCCTCGCCATGTACGCCATCCACCGCTTCGGCAGCGAGGAGCAGAAGCGGCACTGGCTGCCGCGGATGGCGTCCGGCGAGGTCATCGGCTGCTTCGGGCTGACCGAGCCCGACCACGGCTCCGACCCGGGCTCGATGCGCGCCTACGCCAAGAAGGACGGCGCCGACTGGGTGCTGAACGGCCGGAAGATGTGGATCACCAACGGGTCCGTGGCCGGGGTCGCCGTGGTGTGGGCGCAGACCGACGAGGGCATCCGCGGCTTCGCCGTGCCCACCGACACCCCGGGTTTCTCGGCGCCGGAGATCACGCACAAGTGGTCCCTGCGCGCCTCCGTCACCAGCGAACTCGTCATGGACGACGTACGGCTGCCCGCCGACGCGGTGCTGCCGGAGGTGACCGGGCTCAAGGGGCCGCTGAGCTGTCTGTCGCACGCCCGGTACGGCATCGTGTGGGGCGCGATGGGCGCCGCGCGCAGCTGCTTCGAGGCGGCGGTCGACTACGCGAAGTCACGGGAGCAGTTCGGGCGGCCCATCGGCGGCTTCCAGCTCACCCAGGCCAAACTCGCCGACATGGCGGTGGAACTGCACAAGGGGATCCTGCTCGCCCACCATCTGGGTCGGCGGATGGACGCCGGCCGCCTGCGTCCCGAGCAGGTCAGCTTCGGCAAACTCAACAACGTGCGCGAGGCGATCGAGATCTGCCGTACGGCCCGGACCGTTCTCGGGGCCAACGGGATCTCACTGGAGTACCCGGTGATGCGGCACGCGACGAACCTGGAGTCGGTGCTCACCTACGAGGGCACCGTGGAGATGCACCAGCTCGTGCTGGGCAAGGCGCTCACCGGGATCGACGCGTTCCGGTAG
- a CDS encoding class I SAM-dependent methyltransferase: protein MTTQHGDGTDTSGADWDARAATFDEEPDHGLRDPRVRAAWAARLRDWLPGRPGDVLDLGCGTGSLSLLAAGQGHRVTGVDRSPAMVALARQKLAGRHAVFLTGDAAHPPVDGERYDAVLVRHVLWTLPEPDRVLRHWRDLLRPGGRLVLVEGVWGTVSPVGIPADRLTALLAPLTARVRVERLSGDPALWGREADDERYAVVAFRD, encoded by the coding sequence ATGACCACGCAGCACGGTGACGGGACGGACACGAGCGGTGCCGACTGGGACGCGCGGGCGGCCACCTTCGACGAGGAGCCGGACCACGGGCTGCGCGACCCGCGGGTGCGCGCCGCCTGGGCCGCGCGGCTGCGGGACTGGCTGCCCGGCCGGCCGGGTGACGTCCTGGACCTCGGCTGCGGCACCGGCAGCCTCTCCCTCCTCGCCGCCGGGCAGGGCCACCGGGTCACCGGGGTGGACCGGTCCCCGGCCATGGTGGCGCTGGCCCGGCAGAAGCTCGCCGGGCGGCACGCGGTGTTCCTCACCGGCGACGCGGCGCACCCGCCGGTCGACGGTGAGCGGTACGACGCCGTCCTCGTCCGGCACGTGCTGTGGACGCTTCCCGAGCCGGACCGGGTGCTGCGGCACTGGCGCGACCTGCTGCGGCCCGGCGGGCGGCTGGTGCTGGTCGAGGGGGTGTGGGGGACGGTGAGCCCGGTCGGCATACCGGCGGACCGGCTCACCGCCCTCCTCGCCCCGCTCACCGCACGGGTGCGCGTGGAACGGCTGTCCGGGGACCCGGCGCTGTGGGGACGGGAGGCCGACGACGAGCGGTACGCGGTGGTGGCCTTCCGGGACTGA
- a CDS encoding GNAT family N-acetyltransferase has product MTVTVRDLRPDAPADLEGFARVRQAALPFVLVTPESLAHELAHLHPDARYRPLVAVDDDGEVIGTAQVHLSHDSAVPGQGNLNVYVHPRHTRRGAGTLLVRAAEEHLTAHGATRLLAWVLDEPGNRAFAELHGYRASRSAHFLRLDLAHRELPPPQDPPPGVELRPGSAYADDPRPLFELDAETTADEPSDVDTELTDYEAWLRETWQHPLFDAELTTVAVVDGRPAAFSAVRTDGGARYATGMTGTARAHRGRGLAKLVKNDSLHRARAAGYTEAFTGNDTGNGPMIAINEWFGYELCGTEVRYVRELG; this is encoded by the coding sequence ATGACAGTGACCGTCCGCGATCTGCGCCCCGACGCCCCGGCCGACCTGGAGGGCTTCGCCCGCGTACGGCAGGCCGCGCTGCCGTTCGTCCTCGTCACCCCGGAGTCCCTGGCCCACGAGCTCGCCCATCTGCACCCCGACGCCCGCTACCGCCCGCTCGTCGCGGTGGACGACGACGGGGAGGTGATCGGCACGGCCCAGGTGCACCTCAGCCACGACAGCGCCGTGCCCGGCCAGGGCAACCTCAACGTCTACGTGCACCCCCGGCACACGCGCCGGGGCGCGGGGACGCTGCTGGTGCGCGCCGCCGAGGAGCATCTGACCGCGCACGGGGCGACCCGGCTGCTGGCCTGGGTGCTGGACGAGCCCGGCAACCGCGCCTTCGCCGAACTGCACGGTTACCGGGCGAGCCGCTCCGCGCACTTCCTCCGCCTGGACCTGGCGCACCGCGAGCTGCCCCCGCCGCAGGACCCACCGCCCGGCGTGGAACTGCGCCCGGGCTCCGCGTACGCCGACGACCCGCGCCCGCTGTTCGAGCTGGACGCGGAGACCACGGCGGACGAGCCGAGCGACGTGGACACGGAGCTCACCGACTACGAGGCGTGGCTGAGGGAGACCTGGCAGCACCCGCTGTTCGACGCCGAGCTGACCACGGTGGCCGTGGTCGACGGCCGGCCCGCCGCGTTCTCCGCGGTCCGCACGGACGGCGGCGCCCGGTACGCGACCGGTATGACCGGCACGGCGCGCGCCCACCGCGGCCGGGGCCTGGCGAAGCTCGTGAAGAACGACTCGCTGCACCGGGCCCGCGCGGCCGGGTACACAGAAGCCTTCACCGGCAACGACACCGGGAACGGTCCGATGATCGCGATCAACGAGTGGTTCGGCTACGAGCTGTGCGGAACGGAGGTGCGGTATGTCCGCGAACTCGGCTGA
- a CDS encoding S1 family peptidase, producing the protein MAGAGIAALAAGAVTFQTANASEIPADAAPRTLSVQAAGNLASTLLRDLGADAAGTYYDAKTESLVVNVLDETAAETVESAGAKARVVANSLADLKDARAALRQDATIPGTSWVTDPVSNKVVVTADRTVSGAEWAKLTEVAEGLGDTVELQRTKGEFKPFVAGGDTITGNGGRCSLGFNVTKGGEPHFLTAGHCTESVPAWSDSSGNVIGETAVSSFPGDDYGLVTYTADVAHPSEVNLYDGSTQAISGAAEATVGMQVTRSGSTTRVHSGTVTGLDATVNYGNGDIVNGLIETDVCAEPGDSGGSLFSGDKAVGLTSGGSGDCTSGGTTFFQPVTEALSATGTRIG; encoded by the coding sequence ATGGCGGGTGCGGGCATCGCCGCACTGGCCGCGGGCGCGGTCACCTTCCAGACTGCGAACGCCAGTGAGATCCCGGCCGACGCCGCGCCCCGGACCCTCTCGGTCCAGGCGGCCGGAAACCTCGCCTCGACGCTGCTCCGGGACCTGGGCGCCGACGCGGCGGGAACGTACTACGACGCGAAGACCGAGAGTCTCGTGGTGAACGTGCTCGACGAAACCGCGGCCGAGACCGTCGAGTCGGCCGGCGCGAAGGCCAGAGTCGTGGCGAACTCGCTCGCCGACCTGAAGGACGCGCGCGCCGCGCTCCGGCAGGACGCGACCATCCCGGGCACGTCCTGGGTGACCGACCCCGTCTCCAACAAGGTCGTCGTCACGGCGGACCGCACGGTCTCCGGGGCCGAGTGGGCCAAGCTGACCGAGGTCGCCGAAGGGCTCGGCGACACGGTGGAGCTCCAGCGCACCAAGGGGGAGTTCAAGCCCTTCGTCGCGGGCGGCGACACCATCACCGGCAACGGCGGGCGCTGCTCGCTGGGCTTCAACGTGACCAAGGGCGGCGAGCCGCACTTCCTCACCGCGGGCCACTGCACCGAGTCCGTCCCGGCCTGGTCGGACTCCTCGGGGAACGTCATCGGTGAGACCGCCGTGTCCAGCTTCCCGGGCGACGACTACGGCCTGGTCACGTACACGGCCGACGTGGCGCACCCGAGCGAGGTCAACCTCTACGACGGCTCCACGCAGGCGATCTCCGGCGCCGCCGAGGCCACCGTCGGCATGCAGGTGACCCGCAGCGGCTCCACCACCCGGGTCCACTCCGGCACGGTCACCGGCCTGGACGCCACCGTGAACTACGGCAACGGCGACATCGTCAACGGTCTGATCGAGACCGACGTGTGCGCCGAGCCCGGTGACAGCGGCGGCTCGCTCTTCTCGGGCGACAAGGCGGTCGGCCTGACCTCCGGCGGCAGCGGCGACTGCACCTCGGGCGGCACGACCTTCTTCCAGCCCGTGACCGAGGCCCTGTCGGCCACCGGTACGCGGATCGGCTGA
- a CDS encoding S1 family peptidase, with the protein MRIKRTTPRSGISRRTRLIAVSTGLVAAAAIAVPSASAADTPATFSSSELKSASSSVMKADVPGTAWAVDSKTNRVVVTVDSTVSQAEINKIKQQAGENAEAITVKRTPGKFTKLIQGGDAIYSGTGRCSLGFNVRSSNGTEYFLTAGHCTQGSSTWYGNSSRTQVLGSTAGTSFPGNDYGIVRYTGSVSRPGTANGVDITRAATPSVGTTVIRDGSTTGTHSGRVTALNATVNYGGGDVVSGLIQTTVCAEPGDSGGSLYGSNGVAYGLTSGGSGNCRTGGTTFFQPVTEALSAYGVSLY; encoded by the coding sequence GTGAGGATCAAGCGCACCACCCCCCGCAGCGGCATCTCGAGACGGACTCGGCTGATCGCCGTTTCCACCGGCCTCGTGGCCGCCGCCGCGATCGCGGTCCCCAGCGCGAGCGCGGCCGACACCCCCGCCACCTTCAGCTCCTCCGAGCTCAAGAGCGCGAGCAGCTCGGTGATGAAGGCCGACGTCCCGGGCACCGCCTGGGCCGTCGACAGCAAGACCAACCGGGTCGTCGTGACCGTCGACAGCACCGTCTCCCAGGCCGAGATCAACAAGATCAAGCAGCAGGCCGGGGAGAACGCCGAGGCGATCACCGTCAAGCGCACCCCGGGCAAGTTCACCAAGCTCATCCAGGGCGGCGACGCCATCTACTCGGGCACCGGCCGCTGCTCCCTCGGCTTCAACGTCCGCTCCAGCAACGGAACCGAGTACTTCCTGACCGCCGGTCACTGCACCCAGGGCTCAAGCACGTGGTACGGCAACTCCAGCCGGACCCAGGTCCTCGGCTCGACCGCCGGCACCAGCTTCCCGGGCAACGACTACGGCATCGTCCGGTACACCGGTTCCGTCAGCCGGCCCGGCACCGCGAACGGCGTGGACATCACCCGCGCGGCCACCCCGAGCGTGGGCACCACGGTCATCCGTGACGGCTCCACCACGGGCACGCACAGCGGCCGGGTCACCGCGCTCAACGCGACCGTGAACTACGGCGGCGGCGACGTCGTCTCCGGTCTCATCCAGACCACGGTCTGCGCCGAGCCCGGCGACTCCGGCGGCTCGCTCTACGGCAGCAACGGCGTCGCGTACGGTCTGACCTCCGGCGGCAGCGGCAACTGCCGGACCGGCGGCACGACCTTCTTCCAGCCGGTGACCGAGGCCCTGAGCGCCTACGGGGTCAGCCTCTACTAG
- a CDS encoding DUF5685 family protein: MFGIVRPCRHRLGEKLTAQWTAHLCGLCLALRGDHGQLARIVTNYDGLLISVLTEAQSDSGGGRGRRTAGPCPLRGMRTASVAHGEGARLAAAVSLVLASAKVRDHVADGDGLLARRPVALAARRVAASWDRAGARTGSDVGFDTAVLVDAVDRQAGIESLAGPGTPILTVTEPTETATAAAFAHTAVLAGRPHNAGPLAEAGRLFGRLAHLLDAVEDREADAVSGAWNPLTATGTSLTEARRLADDAVHGIRLALREVEFTDGGLAHRLLVHELPDSVRRAFGTPSCAHGSHPYAPPHAPGAPGMPTPPEPPRRERRGLLAGCAVWLGLACTCQLCCGTYEDPWTRERKEGCAGNCDGSCCECCECCNCCGEDCCCSGCDCGCNC; this comes from the coding sequence GTGTTCGGGATCGTCAGGCCCTGCCGTCACCGGCTGGGCGAGAAACTCACCGCCCAGTGGACCGCCCATCTCTGCGGGCTGTGCCTGGCCCTGCGCGGGGACCATGGGCAGCTCGCGCGGATCGTCACCAACTACGACGGACTGCTGATATCCGTTCTGACGGAGGCTCAGTCGGATTCCGGCGGCGGCAGGGGCCGCCGTACCGCCGGCCCCTGTCCGCTGCGCGGCATGCGGACCGCGTCCGTCGCCCACGGCGAGGGCGCGCGGCTGGCCGCCGCCGTCTCCCTCGTGCTCGCCTCCGCCAAGGTGCGCGACCATGTCGCCGACGGGGACGGACTGCTGGCCCGCCGTCCCGTCGCGCTCGCCGCGCGCCGGGTCGCGGCGAGCTGGGACCGCGCGGGCGCCCGGACCGGCTCCGACGTCGGGTTCGACACCGCGGTCCTGGTCGATGCGGTGGACCGGCAGGCCGGCATCGAGTCGCTGGCCGGACCCGGCACCCCGATCCTCACCGTGACCGAACCGACCGAGACGGCGACCGCGGCGGCCTTCGCGCACACCGCGGTGCTCGCCGGGCGGCCGCACAACGCCGGACCGCTCGCGGAGGCCGGGCGCCTCTTCGGACGGCTCGCGCATCTGCTGGACGCCGTGGAGGACCGGGAGGCCGACGCCGTCTCCGGCGCCTGGAACCCGCTCACCGCCACGGGCACCTCGCTCACGGAGGCCCGCCGGCTCGCCGACGACGCGGTGCACGGCATCCGGCTGGCGCTGCGTGAGGTCGAGTTCACGGACGGCGGTCTCGCCCACCGGCTTCTCGTGCATGAACTCCCCGATTCCGTCCGACGCGCTTTCGGTACGCCCTCCTGTGCCCACGGTTCGCATCCGTACGCCCCTCCGCATGCTCCCGGTGCGCCGGGCATGCCGACGCCGCCCGAACCGCCGCGCCGGGAACGGCGGGGACTGCTGGCGGGGTGCGCCGTGTGGCTGGGACTCGCCTGTACCTGCCAGCTGTGCTGCGGGACCTACGAGGATCCGTGGACGCGGGAGCGCAAGGAAGGCTGCGCCGGAAACTGCGACGGTAGTTGCTGCGAGTGCTGTGAGTGCTGCAACTGCTGCGGGGAGGACTGCTGCTGCAGCGGGTGCGACTGCGGCTGCAACTGCTGA
- a CDS encoding cell division protein SepF encodes MGSVRKASAWLGLVDDNEDERYYDDDYSDGNEPGDAWVTDPRVRVAADAAEERGRRIGTVTPDSFRDARAIGELFREGVPVIINLTAMDAGDAKRVVDFAAGLIFGLRGTIERVSNRVFLLSPSDTEVVSGEPAAHRTDGFFNQS; translated from the coding sequence ATGGGATCGGTACGCAAGGCGAGTGCCTGGCTTGGCCTCGTCGACGACAACGAAGACGAGCGTTACTACGACGACGACTACTCCGACGGGAACGAGCCCGGGGATGCCTGGGTCACCGATCCGCGGGTCAGGGTGGCCGCGGACGCCGCCGAGGAGCGGGGCCGCCGGATCGGCACGGTCACCCCGGACAGCTTCCGGGACGCCCGCGCCATCGGTGAGCTGTTCCGCGAGGGCGTGCCGGTCATCATCAACCTCACGGCCATGGACGCCGGCGACGCCAAGCGCGTCGTCGACTTCGCGGCGGGCCTGATCTTCGGTCTGCGCGGCACCATCGAGCGGGTCTCCAACCGGGTGTTCCTGCTCAGCCCCTCCGACACCGAGGTGGTCAGCGGCGAGCCGGCCGCGCACCGCACCGACGGTTTCTTCAACCAGAGCTGA
- a CDS encoding alpha/beta fold hydrolase encodes MLPWKRVIRPLAALLLAAAAVTAPAASSAQAAAAPGSGWNDFACEPSAAHPRPVVLVHGTFGNSVDNWLGLAPYLKNRGYCVFSLDYGRLPGVPFFHGLGPVEKSAEELDAYVDRVRAATGATKVDIVGHSQGGMMPRYYLKFLGGAAEVNALVGIAPSNHGTTLGGLTALLPHFPGAEDLLSEATPALADQVAGSAFLTKLNAGGDTVPGVRYTVIATRYDQVVTPYRSAFLTGPNVRNVVLQDLCAVDLSEHLAIGLIDRIAFHEVANALDPARARPTTCASVVG; translated from the coding sequence ATGCTGCCCTGGAAGCGGGTGATCAGACCGCTGGCCGCGCTCCTGCTGGCCGCGGCCGCCGTCACCGCCCCCGCCGCGTCGAGCGCGCAGGCCGCCGCCGCACCCGGCTCCGGCTGGAACGACTTCGCCTGCGAGCCCTCCGCCGCCCATCCCCGCCCCGTCGTCCTGGTCCACGGCACCTTCGGCAACTCCGTCGACAACTGGCTGGGCCTCGCGCCCTACCTGAAGAACCGGGGCTACTGCGTCTTCTCCCTGGACTACGGCCGGCTCCCCGGCGTCCCCTTCTTCCACGGCCTCGGCCCCGTCGAGAAGTCCGCCGAAGAGCTCGACGCCTACGTCGACCGGGTGCGCGCCGCGACCGGCGCCACGAAGGTCGACATCGTCGGCCACTCCCAGGGCGGCATGATGCCCCGCTACTACCTCAAGTTCCTCGGCGGCGCCGCCGAGGTGAACGCCCTGGTCGGCATCGCCCCCAGCAACCACGGCACCACCCTCGGCGGCCTCACCGCGCTGCTGCCGCACTTCCCCGGCGCCGAGGACCTGCTGAGCGAGGCCACACCCGCCCTCGCCGACCAGGTCGCCGGCTCCGCCTTCCTCACCAAGCTCAACGCGGGCGGCGACACCGTACCCGGCGTCCGCTACACCGTCATCGCCACCAGGTACGACCAGGTCGTCACCCCGTACCGCAGCGCCTTCCTGACCGGGCCGAACGTCCGCAACGTGGTCCTCCAGGACCTCTGCGCGGTCGACCTGTCCGAACACCTGGCGATCGGACTGATCGACCGGATCGCCTTCCACGAGGTGGCGAACGCCCTCGACCCGGCCCGCGCCAGGCCGACCACCTGCGCCTCCGTGGTCGGCTGA
- a CDS encoding DUF3533 domain-containing protein: MTQSTGPGTRPRSFLGEVRDAVTPRATLLVLGVIALMLLFITSYVGALHHPKLRDAPFGVAAPPPVAERTVTRLQELPGSPLDPRAVADEESARRQIEDRDIDGALVVDPGGTTDTLLVATGGGTALATTLERLLTETERDERRTLRVEDVVPASAQDANGLSSFYLVVGWCVGGYLCAAILAISAGARASTPHRALIRLGTMAVVAVLGGLGGALIAGPALDALPDGFAGLWGLGALIIFAVGAATLALQAALGVVGIGVAILLVVILGNPSSGGALPTPLLPPFWAALGPALPPGAGTWSARSIVYFRGNDVTVPLLVLSAWAVVGTAVTVLMSALRRHPEPEPGRPAGV; this comes from the coding sequence ATGACGCAGAGCACCGGCCCCGGGACCCGCCCGCGCTCGTTCCTCGGCGAGGTGCGCGACGCCGTCACCCCGCGGGCCACCCTGCTCGTGCTCGGCGTGATCGCGCTGATGCTGCTGTTCATCACCTCGTACGTGGGCGCCCTGCACCACCCGAAGCTGCGGGACGCGCCCTTCGGGGTCGCCGCGCCCCCGCCGGTGGCCGAGCGGACGGTGACCCGGCTGCAGGAACTGCCCGGCTCCCCGCTGGACCCGCGGGCGGTGGCCGACGAGGAGAGCGCCCGCCGGCAGATCGAGGACCGGGACATCGACGGGGCGCTGGTGGTCGACCCCGGGGGCACGACCGACACCCTGCTGGTCGCCACCGGCGGCGGCACCGCGCTGGCCACCACCCTGGAGCGGCTCCTCACCGAGACGGAGCGCGACGAGCGGCGCACCCTGCGGGTCGAGGACGTCGTCCCCGCCTCCGCCCAGGACGCCAACGGGCTGTCGTCGTTCTACCTGGTGGTCGGCTGGTGCGTGGGCGGCTACCTGTGCGCGGCGATCCTGGCGATCAGCGCGGGCGCGCGGGCGTCCACCCCGCACCGGGCGCTGATCCGGCTCGGCACCATGGCCGTGGTCGCGGTCCTCGGCGGACTCGGTGGGGCGCTCATCGCCGGGCCGGCCCTGGACGCGCTGCCGGACGGCTTCGCGGGGCTGTGGGGACTGGGCGCGCTGATCATCTTCGCGGTGGGCGCCGCCACGCTCGCGCTGCAGGCCGCTCTCGGGGTCGTCGGGATCGGCGTGGCGATCCTGCTCGTGGTGATCCTGGGCAACCCCAGCTCGGGCGGCGCCCTGCCGACGCCGCTGCTGCCGCCGTTCTGGGCGGCGCTCGGGCCGGCGCTGCCCCCGGGCGCGGGCACCTGGTCGGCCCGCTCGATCGTGTACTTCCGGGGCAACGACGTGACCGTCCCGCTGCTGGTCCTGTCCGCCTGGGCGGTGGTGGGGACCGCCGTCACCGTGCTGATGTCGGCGCTGCGGAGGCACCCGGAGCCGGAACCGGGACGTCCGGCCGGGGTCTAG